From Medicago truncatula cultivar Jemalong A17 chromosome 7, MtrunA17r5.0-ANR, whole genome shotgun sequence, a single genomic window includes:
- the LOC11435877 gene encoding pentatricopeptide repeat-containing protein At3g24000, mitochondrial: protein MFFLTKVCIYINDNEALYQILLEIKINKRNPILSPKFLIVLFVTKIISVCTKKKNNNLIVFAKTSFPVLKRFELSNGAEFLLSTEAMVPPSLPTNIPSHLGLRLIRVALNVGDFNRARQLFDNIPQPDPTTCSTLISALTTHGLSNEAIKIYSSLQERGIKPDMPVFLAAAKACAVSGDALRVKEVHDDATRCGVMSDVFVGNALIHAYGKCKCVEGARRVFDDLVVRDVVSWTSLSSCYVKCGFPRKGMDVFREMGWSGVKPNPMTVSSILPACAELKDLKSGKEIHGFAVRHGMVVNLFVCSALVSLYAKCLSVREARMVFDLMPHRDVVSWNGVLTAYFKNKEYEKGFSLFLKMSRDGVRADEATWNAVIGGCMENGRSEEAVEMFRKMQKMGFKPNEITISSILPACSFSENLRMGKEIHCYVFRHWKVGDLTSTTALLYMYAKCGDLNLSRNVFDMMRRKDVVAWNTMIIANAMHGNGKEALFLFDKMLLSRVQPNSVTFTGVLSGCSHSRLVEEGVQIFNSMGRDHLVEPDANHYSCVVDIYSRAGRLNEAYKFIQGMPMEPTASAWGALLAACRVYKNVELAKISAKKLFEIEPNNPGNYVSLFNILVTAKMWSEASQVRILMKERGITKTPGCSWLQVGNKVHTFVVGDKSNIESDKIYNFLDELVEKMKMAGYKPDTDYVLQDIDQEEKAESLCNHSEKLAVAFGILNLNGQSTIRVFKNLRICGDCHNAIKYMSKVVGVIIVVRDSLRFHHFKNGNCSCKDLW from the coding sequence ATGTTCTTTTTAACCAAAGTGTGTATATATATCAATGACAATGAGGCATTATATCAAATACTGCTTgagattaaaataaacaaaagaaaccCCATTTTGTCTCCCAAATTTCTCATAGTGttgtttgtaacaaaaataatttcagtttgtaccaaaaaaaaaaataataatctcaTAGTGTTCGCAAAAACATCATTTCCAGTGCTCAAAAGATTCGAACTCAGTAATGGTGCAGAGTTTCTACTTTCTACTGAAGCAATGGTACCTCCCTCTCTCCCCACCAACATCCCTTCTCACCTTGGTCTCAGGCTCATCAGGGTAGCCTTAAATGTAGGCGATTTCAACCGTGCCCGCCAACTGTTCGATAATATTCCTCAACCAGACCCCACTACTTGTTCAACTCTTATTTCAGCTTTAACCACTCATGGACTTTCAAATGAGGCCATAAAGATCTATTCTTCGTTGCAGGAACGTGGCATTAAACCCGACATGCCTGTTTTCTTGGCTGCTGCTAAAGCTTGTGCTGTTTCCGGTGATGCCTTGAGAGTCAAGGAAGTTCATGATGATGCGACACGGTGTGGGGTGATGTCTGATGTTTTTGTTGGCAATGCGTTGATTCATGCTTATGGTAAATGTAAATGTGTTGAGGGTGCGAGACGTGTTTTTGATGATTTGGTTGTTAGAGATGTGGTTAGTTGGACCTCGTTGTCGTCGTGTTATGTTAAGTGTGGATTTCCTCGGAAGGGCATGGATGTTTTTCGTGAAATGGGGTGGAGTGGGGTGAAGCCGAATCCGATGACTGTTTCTAGCATTTTGCCTGCTTGTGCGGAATTGAAAGATTTGAAATCGGGTAAAGAAATTCATGGGTTTGCAGTGAGACATGGGATGGTGgtaaatttgtttgtttgcaGTGCACTTGTGAGCTTGTATGCAAAATGTTTAAGTGTAAGAGAAGCTAGGATGGTATTTGATTTAATGCCTCATCGAGATGTTGTGTCTTGGAATGGAGTTTTAACAGCATATTTCAAAAACAAGGAATACGAGAAGGGTTTCTCCCTGTTTTTGAAGATGAGCAGAGATGGAGTCAGAGCAGATGAAGCTACATGGAATGCTGTTATTGGTGGATGCATGGAGAACGGACGATCAGAGGAGGCAGTGGAGATGTTTAGGAAGATGCAAAAAATGGGATTTAAACCTAACGAAATAACAATTAGTAGTATCCTACCAGCTTGCTCTTTTTCAGAGAATTTGAGGATGGGCAAGGAGATACACTGCTATGTCTTCAGGCATTGGAAAGTTGGGGATTTGACAAGCACAACGGCTCTATTATACATGTATGCTAAATGCGGCGACTTGAATCTTTCAAGGAATGTCTTTGATATGATGCGTAGAAAAGATGTTGTTGCCTGGAACACAATGATCATTGCGAATGCAATGCATGGGAATGGAAAAGAAGCGCTTTTTCTCTTTGATAAGATGCTACTATCACGTGTCCAGCCCAATTCTGTTACTTTTACTGGTGTTCTATCTGGTTGTAGCCATTCAAGGCTAGTAGAGGAAGGAGTTCAGATATTCAATTCAATGGGTAGGGATCATCTTGTAGAACCTGATGCTAATCACTATTCATGCGTCGTTGATATCTATAGCCGTGCTGGTCGCCTCAACGAGGCATACAAGTTTATACAGGGCATGCCTATGGAACCAACTGCCAGTGCTTGGGGAGCACTCCTTGCTGCTTGTAGGGTTTATAAGAATGTGGAGTTGGCGAAAATTTCAGCTAAGAAACTATTTGAGATTGAGCCTAACAACCCTGGAAATTATGTTTCTTTATTCAACATTCTTGTTACTGCCAAAATGTGGAGTGAAGCTTCACAAGTCAGAATATTGATGAAAGAGCGAGGAATTACAAAAACACCAGGATGTAGTTGGCTTCAAGTGGGAAATAAAGTTCACACTTTTGTTGTTGGAGACAAAAGTAATATTGAAAGTGATAAAATCTATAACTTTTTGGACGAGTTggttgagaaaatgaaaatggctGGATATAAGCCTGACACTGATTATGTTCTGCAAGATATTGATCAAGAGGAAAAAGCTGAGAGTCTCTGTAACCATAGTGAGAAGCTTGCTGTTGCCTTTGGGATACTTAATTTGAATGGACAGTCGACAATACGGGTTTTTAAGAATTTGAGAATATGCGGTGATTGTCACAATGCCATTAAGTATATGTCTAAGGTTGTCGGTGTTATAATTGTTGTCAGAGACTCCTTGAGGTTTCATCACTTCAAAAATGGAAATTGTTCTTGTAAAGACTTATGGTGA